From Leifsonia sp. fls2-241-R2A-40a, one genomic window encodes:
- a CDS encoding response regulator, translating to MRVLIADDDQQILRALRILLTARGYEVLTARTGAEALSQAVEHHPDLVMLDLGMPELNGIEVIEGLRGWSSVPILVVSGRTGSADKVDALDAGADDYVTKPFAADELLARIRALTRRQAPTTDEPVVTFGDVSVDLAARQVTRRTGDTTETVRLTPTEWAILEVLLRNPRRLVTRQALLTQVWGPQYTSDTGYLRLYLAQLRKKLEPVPSHPRFLLTEPGMGYRFVPDPD from the coding sequence GTGAGGGTGCTCATCGCGGACGACGACCAGCAGATCCTGCGCGCACTGCGCATCCTGCTGACCGCCCGCGGCTACGAGGTGCTGACGGCGCGCACCGGCGCAGAGGCGCTGTCCCAGGCGGTGGAGCACCATCCCGACCTGGTCATGCTCGACCTGGGGATGCCCGAACTGAACGGCATCGAGGTGATCGAGGGCCTCCGCGGCTGGTCGAGCGTGCCCATCCTGGTCGTGTCCGGTCGCACGGGATCCGCCGACAAGGTGGATGCGCTCGACGCGGGAGCCGACGACTACGTCACCAAGCCGTTCGCCGCGGACGAGCTGCTGGCCCGCATCCGCGCGCTGACCCGCCGTCAGGCGCCCACCACGGACGAGCCGGTCGTGACCTTCGGCGACGTCTCCGTTGACCTCGCCGCCCGCCAGGTGACGCGCCGGACCGGCGATACGACCGAGACCGTGCGGCTGACCCCCACTGAGTGGGCGATCCTCGAAGTGCTGCTCCGCAATCCGCGGCGGCTGGTCACCCGCCAGGCGCTGCTCACGCAGGTGTGGGGTCCGCAGTACACCAGCGACACCGGCTACCTGCGCCTGTACCTGGCGCAGCTGCGCAAGAAGCTGGAGCCGGTCCCGTCTCACCCGCGGTTCCTGCTGACCGAACCCGGGATGGGCTACCGCTTCGTGCCGGATCCGGACTGA
- a CDS encoding DUF4118 domain-containing protein — MPRGHLRVMLGAAPGVGKTYAMLEEGKRLRSLGKDVVVAVAETHGRAATAAMLEGLEVVPRREVEHRGVTLTELDLDAVLRRAPQVALVDELAHTNAPGTEHAKRWEDVESMLDAGIDVMSTVNIQHIESLNDVVQQITGVHQRETIPDAVLRRADQIEVVDLAPQALRDRLAEGVVYPEARIDAALSNYFRLGNLTALRELALLWLADEVDSALQRYRAEHGIAGAWEARERVVVALTGGPEGETLLRRGARIAARSSGGELLAVHVTSEDGLRETAPGALAAQRALVEQLGGSYHQVVGSDIPKALVEFARGTNATQLVIGVSRRSRLAALLTGPGIGATVIRESGPIDVHIVSHDRAGGRFSLPRPRGGLTVRRRVYGFVLALLGGPLLTLLLTRFRSPESMTADVLFYQLLVVVVALVGGIWPALFAALLSGLTLDYFFVEPLYTITVGEPLHLIALVLYVVIAVLVSLVVDQAARRSRAAQRAGAEAELLATVAGGVIRGEDALQALVTRTREAFGLSGVRLLVARGGAGGGDAGSGAGGGDSADSAEVVAESGEPAVPPRIQNLPVGARGTLELSGRDLEASDRRLLAAIVAQLDAALEHRDLAATASELGPLAEADRVRSALLAAVGHDLRRPLAAATAAVTTLRQADLRLSEDDREALLETAEDSLGNLATLVTNLLDVSRVEAGVLGVSLAPTEVDDVVLPALDELAVGPSDVELDLPPDVPPLLADGVLLQRVLVNLLGNALRFSPHGRPPVVAASEFAGTVQLRVIDHGPGIPTERRGAVFVPFQRLGDTDNDTGIGLGLALSKGFVEGMGGTLDAEDTPGGGLTMVVSLPAAGEETA; from the coding sequence ATGCCTCGTGGTCACCTGCGGGTGATGCTCGGCGCCGCCCCGGGCGTCGGGAAGACCTACGCGATGCTCGAGGAGGGCAAGCGCCTCCGGTCCCTCGGCAAGGACGTCGTGGTCGCTGTGGCCGAGACGCACGGCCGTGCCGCCACCGCCGCGATGCTCGAGGGACTCGAGGTCGTCCCCCGCCGCGAGGTCGAGCACCGTGGAGTGACCCTGACCGAGCTCGACCTGGATGCGGTTCTGCGGCGCGCGCCGCAGGTCGCGCTGGTCGACGAGCTCGCTCACACGAACGCTCCCGGCACGGAGCACGCCAAGCGGTGGGAGGACGTCGAGTCGATGCTCGACGCGGGCATCGACGTGATGTCGACCGTCAACATCCAGCACATCGAGTCGCTCAACGACGTCGTGCAGCAGATCACCGGCGTGCACCAGCGGGAGACCATCCCGGATGCGGTGCTGCGGCGGGCGGACCAGATCGAGGTCGTCGACCTGGCACCGCAGGCGCTGCGCGACCGGCTCGCGGAGGGCGTGGTCTACCCGGAGGCGCGCATCGATGCGGCGCTCTCCAACTACTTCCGGCTCGGCAACCTGACCGCGCTGCGCGAGCTCGCGCTTCTCTGGCTTGCGGACGAGGTGGACAGCGCCCTGCAGCGGTACCGGGCGGAGCACGGGATCGCCGGAGCCTGGGAGGCGCGCGAGCGCGTCGTCGTCGCGCTCACCGGCGGTCCGGAAGGCGAGACGCTGCTGCGCCGTGGCGCGCGGATCGCGGCCCGCAGCTCTGGCGGAGAACTGCTCGCGGTCCACGTCACCAGCGAGGACGGCCTGCGCGAGACCGCGCCCGGTGCGCTGGCGGCGCAGCGCGCGCTGGTGGAGCAGCTGGGCGGCAGCTACCACCAGGTCGTCGGCAGCGACATCCCGAAGGCCCTCGTCGAGTTCGCCCGTGGCACGAATGCGACGCAGCTGGTGATCGGCGTCTCCCGGCGCAGCCGGCTCGCCGCACTGCTGACCGGTCCCGGGATCGGCGCGACCGTGATCCGCGAATCCGGTCCCATCGACGTGCACATCGTGTCGCACGACCGGGCCGGAGGACGGTTCTCGCTGCCGCGGCCGAGGGGCGGACTCACCGTGCGACGGCGCGTGTACGGTTTCGTGCTCGCGCTGCTCGGCGGTCCGCTGCTCACGCTGCTGCTCACTCGTTTCCGCTCACCGGAGTCGATGACGGCGGACGTGCTGTTCTACCAGCTGCTCGTCGTGGTCGTCGCGCTCGTCGGCGGCATCTGGCCTGCACTGTTCGCGGCCCTGCTCTCCGGGCTGACCCTCGACTACTTCTTCGTCGAGCCCCTCTACACGATCACGGTCGGCGAGCCGCTGCACCTGATCGCGCTCGTCCTCTACGTCGTCATCGCCGTGCTGGTGAGCCTCGTCGTCGACCAGGCCGCGCGCCGCAGCCGGGCGGCCCAGCGAGCGGGAGCCGAGGCGGAACTGCTCGCGACCGTGGCCGGCGGGGTGATCCGCGGTGAGGATGCGCTGCAGGCGCTGGTCACGCGCACGCGGGAGGCGTTCGGGTTGAGCGGGGTCCGGCTGCTGGTGGCGCGAGGGGGCGCGGGCGGCGGCGACGCGGGCAGTGGCGCGGGCGGCGGCGACAGCGCCGACAGCGCCGAAGTGGTCGCCGAGTCGGGCGAACCGGCGGTGCCGCCGCGCATCCAGAACCTCCCCGTGGGCGCGCGCGGCACCCTCGAGCTGTCCGGCCGGGATCTCGAGGCGAGCGACCGGCGCCTGCTCGCCGCCATCGTCGCCCAGCTGGATGCGGCGCTCGAGCACCGCGACCTCGCCGCCACCGCGTCCGAGCTCGGCCCGCTGGCCGAGGCCGACCGCGTCCGGAGCGCCCTGCTGGCCGCCGTCGGACACGACCTCCGCCGTCCGCTCGCCGCTGCGACGGCCGCGGTCACCACCCTCCGCCAGGCCGACCTGCGCCTCAGCGAGGACGACCGCGAGGCGTTGCTGGAGACGGCGGAGGACAGCCTCGGCAACCTCGCGACCCTCGTCACGAACCTGCTCGACGTGAGCCGTGTGGAGGCCGGAGTGCTCGGCGTCTCGCTGGCCCCGACCGAGGTGGACGACGTCGTGCTCCCCGCACTGGACGAGCTGGCCGTCGGACCGTCCGACGTGGAGCTGGACCTGCCGCCGGATGTGCCTCCGCTGCTCGCCGACGGGGTGCTGCTCCAACGGGTGCTCGTGAACCTGCTCGGCAACGCCCTCCGTTTCAGCCCGCACGGCAGGCCGCCCGTCGTCGCGGCCAGCGAGTTCGCCGGTACGGTGCAGCTGCGCGTGATCGATCACGGCCCGGGCATCCCCACCGAACGGCGTGGGGCCGTGTTCGTCCCGTTCCAGCGGCTCGGGGACACGGACAACGACACCGGCATCGGTCTCGGACTCGCCCTGTCGAAGGGCTTCGTCGAGGGGATGGGCGGGACGCTCGACGCCGAGGACACCCCCGGCGGCGGATTGACGATGGTGGTCTCGCTTCCGGCCGCCGGTGAGGAGACGGCGTGA
- the kdpC gene encoding potassium-transporting ATPase subunit KdpC — protein MNSLRGAWRQYWVALRAMIVLTVALGVGYTLVVTGIGQLTLNAPANGSTISQDGKVVGSALIGQSFTDAKGKPLPQWFQSRPSAATANAPAGYDAGASSGSNLAASNREQRKAVADRTKAIEASDGVTAAQIPGDAVTASGSGLDAHISPAYALLQVQRVADARGLSEGAVRALVASRIQGRDLGYLGEPTVNVLQLNLALARLQH, from the coding sequence ATGAACTCCCTCCGCGGCGCCTGGCGCCAATACTGGGTGGCCCTCCGCGCAATGATCGTCCTGACGGTCGCGCTCGGCGTCGGCTACACGCTCGTCGTCACCGGCATCGGGCAGCTCACCCTGAACGCACCGGCAAACGGATCGACGATCTCGCAGGACGGGAAGGTCGTCGGCTCGGCCCTGATCGGCCAGTCCTTCACCGACGCCAAGGGGAAACCGCTTCCGCAGTGGTTCCAGTCCCGTCCGTCGGCAGCGACGGCGAACGCGCCGGCCGGATACGACGCCGGCGCCTCGTCCGGCAGCAACCTCGCCGCCTCCAACCGGGAGCAGCGGAAGGCCGTCGCCGACCGGACGAAGGCGATCGAGGCGTCCGACGGCGTGACCGCCGCGCAGATCCCCGGCGACGCCGTGACGGCCTCCGGCTCGGGACTCGACGCGCACATCTCGCCCGCGTACGCGCTGCTCCAGGTTCAGCGGGTGGCCGACGCGCGCGGCCTCTCCGAGGGCGCCGTCCGTGCGCTCGTCGCGTCTAGGATTCAGGGACGGGACCTCGGCTACCTCGGGGAACCGACCGTGAACGTGCTCCAGCTCAACCTCGCCCTCGCGCGGTTGCAGCACTGA
- the kdpB gene encoding potassium-transporting ATPase subunit KdpB, with amino-acid sequence MTTTALPSKPHPSASPTGAFSPAQLVAALPGALRKLDPRSMWRNPVMFIVEVGAALTTVIAIAQPFTGTGSGGGGSAGAGTATLAFTWSIAAWLWLTVVFANLAESVAEGRGKAQAASLRRTRSTTMASRVAGYADADPDALRTPVEQVASSDLRLGDVVVVAAGELIPGDGDVVHGIATVDESAITGESAPVVRESGGDRSAVTGGTRVLSDRIVVRITSKPGETFVDRMIALVEGASRQKTPNEIALNILLASLSIVFTIVVLVLPPVAGYSDASPAVPVLVALLVCLIPTTIGALISAIGIAGMDRLVQYNVLAMSGRAVEAAGDVTTLLLDKTGTITYGNRRATEFLAVGTTTDDALVRAAALSSLSDPTPEGVSVVELASSLGFTAPEHADGVIVPFTAQTRMSGLDLPDGSQLRKGAASAVATWVRESSVPSAADAAELDAAVDRIARSGGTPLAVARRTPDGQASLLGVIHLRDVVKTGLAERFADLRRMGIRTVMVTGDNPLTAQAIATEAGVDDFLAEAKPEDKLALIRREQEGGRLVAMTGDGTNDAPALAQADVGVAMNTGTSAAKEAGNMVDLDSDPTKLIDIVRIGKQLLITRGALTTFSIANDVAKYFAIIPAMFVAAFPGLGALNVMGLHSPASAILSAVIFNAIVIVLLIPLALRGVRYRAVSASSLLSRNLLIYGIGGIIAPFIGIKLIDLVVSLIPGF; translated from the coding sequence ATGACCACCACCGCACTCCCCTCCAAACCGCACCCGTCGGCCTCCCCCACGGGCGCGTTCTCCCCCGCACAGCTCGTCGCCGCTCTGCCCGGCGCGCTGCGCAAACTCGACCCGCGCTCCATGTGGCGCAACCCCGTGATGTTCATCGTCGAGGTCGGAGCCGCGCTCACCACGGTCATCGCAATCGCGCAGCCCTTCACCGGCACGGGGTCGGGCGGCGGCGGTTCGGCCGGCGCCGGCACCGCAACGCTCGCCTTCACCTGGAGCATCGCCGCCTGGCTCTGGCTGACCGTCGTCTTCGCCAACCTCGCCGAGTCGGTGGCCGAGGGCCGGGGGAAGGCGCAGGCGGCCAGCCTGCGGCGCACCCGCTCCACCACGATGGCGAGCCGGGTGGCCGGCTACGCGGACGCCGACCCGGATGCGCTGCGCACGCCGGTCGAGCAGGTCGCGTCGAGCGACCTCCGGCTGGGCGACGTCGTCGTGGTGGCCGCCGGCGAACTCATCCCGGGAGACGGGGATGTCGTGCACGGCATCGCGACGGTCGACGAGTCGGCGATCACCGGCGAGTCCGCTCCCGTCGTCCGTGAATCTGGCGGCGACCGCAGCGCCGTGACCGGAGGCACCCGCGTGCTCTCCGACCGCATCGTCGTGCGGATCACGAGCAAGCCGGGCGAGACCTTCGTGGACCGGATGATCGCCCTCGTCGAAGGCGCGTCACGGCAGAAGACGCCGAACGAGATCGCGCTGAACATCCTGCTCGCCAGCCTGTCCATCGTGTTCACCATCGTGGTGCTGGTGCTGCCGCCGGTCGCCGGCTACTCGGACGCCTCCCCCGCCGTCCCCGTGCTCGTCGCCCTGCTGGTGTGCCTCATCCCCACCACCATCGGCGCGCTCATCTCGGCCATCGGGATCGCGGGAATGGATCGGCTGGTCCAGTACAACGTGCTCGCCATGTCCGGTCGTGCGGTGGAGGCGGCGGGCGACGTCACGACCCTGCTGCTCGACAAGACCGGCACGATCACGTACGGCAACCGCCGGGCCACCGAGTTCCTCGCGGTCGGCACCACGACCGACGACGCGCTGGTCCGCGCCGCCGCGCTCTCCTCCCTCAGCGACCCCACGCCCGAGGGCGTCTCCGTGGTCGAGCTCGCGTCGAGCCTCGGCTTCACCGCCCCCGAGCACGCCGACGGCGTCATCGTCCCGTTCACCGCGCAGACCCGCATGAGCGGGCTCGACCTGCCGGACGGGTCGCAGCTGCGCAAGGGCGCGGCGAGCGCCGTGGCGACGTGGGTGCGCGAGTCATCCGTGCCATCGGCGGCCGATGCGGCCGAGTTGGATGCGGCGGTCGATCGGATCGCCCGCTCCGGCGGCACCCCGCTCGCGGTCGCCCGGCGCACTCCGGACGGCCAGGCGTCGCTGCTGGGCGTCATCCACCTGAGGGATGTCGTCAAGACCGGCCTGGCCGAGCGCTTCGCCGACCTGCGGCGGATGGGCATCCGCACGGTGATGGTCACCGGCGACAACCCGCTCACCGCGCAGGCCATCGCGACCGAGGCCGGGGTCGACGACTTCCTGGCGGAGGCCAAGCCCGAGGACAAGCTGGCGCTGATCCGGCGCGAGCAGGAGGGCGGACGGCTGGTCGCGATGACCGGCGACGGCACGAACGACGCGCCCGCGCTCGCCCAGGCGGATGTCGGCGTGGCGATGAACACCGGGACCTCGGCGGCCAAGGAGGCCGGCAACATGGTCGACCTCGACTCCGACCCCACGAAGCTCATCGACATCGTGCGCATCGGCAAGCAGCTGCTCATCACCCGCGGCGCGCTCACCACCTTCTCGATCGCCAACGACGTGGCCAAGTACTTCGCGATCATCCCCGCCATGTTCGTGGCGGCCTTCCCCGGCCTCGGCGCGCTCAACGTGATGGGGCTGCACTCCCCCGCCTCCGCCATCCTGTCGGCCGTGATCTTCAATGCGATCGTGATCGTGCTGCTGATCCCGCTGGCCCTGCGCGGCGTGCGGTACCGCGCGGTCTCGGCCTCGTCGCTGCTGAGCCGCAACCTGCTGATCTACGGGATCGGCGGGATCATCGCGCCCTTCATCGGCATCAAGCTGATCGACCTCGTCGTCTCGCTCATCCCGGGCTTCTGA
- the kdpA gene encoding potassium-transporting ATPase subunit KdpA, whose amino-acid sequence MGGWNGAGWDAGDAWFAVAQVATLVLLLAVAYRPLGDYMARVFTSDRDLRVERGVYRLIGVDPRSGQSWPAYLRGVLAFSVVGIVVVYGLQRLQQFLPYALGLPAVPEGTAFNTAVSFVTNTNWQSYSPELTMGYAVQALGLVVQNFVSAAVGIAIAVALVRGFASRSTGTIGNFWVDLLRAIVRILLPLSLVVAVVLIAGGVIQNFNGFQDAHTLAGATQSLPGGPVASQEAIKLLGTNGGGFFNVNSAHPFENPTAWTSFVEVLLMLLIPFSLPRTFGTMVGDRRQGYAILGTMALLFTVSLVAMTLFEASAGTMEGKETAFGLFGSTLFDTTSTTTSTGAVNSMLDSYSPLGGMMALINMMLGELVPGGVGSGLYGILVIAVIAVFIAGLMVGRTPEYLGKKLGTREIKLASLYILTTPALVLLGTGLTFAIPAIRADVEKTSILNPGLHGFTEVLYAFTSAVNNNGSAFAGLTASTPWLNTALGVTMFLGRFLPIVFVLALAGSLAAQGRIPATAGTLPTHRPQFVGLLAGTIVLVSALTYFPVLALGPLAEGLN is encoded by the coding sequence ATGGGCGGCTGGAATGGCGCCGGCTGGGATGCCGGCGATGCATGGTTCGCCGTCGCGCAGGTCGCGACGCTCGTGCTGCTGCTCGCCGTGGCCTATCGGCCGTTGGGCGACTACATGGCCCGGGTGTTCACGTCCGACCGCGACCTGCGCGTCGAACGCGGGGTGTACCGCCTGATCGGAGTCGACCCGCGCTCCGGCCAGTCGTGGCCTGCCTACCTCCGGGGCGTGCTCGCCTTCTCCGTCGTGGGCATCGTCGTCGTCTACGGACTACAGCGGCTGCAGCAGTTCCTGCCTTATGCGCTGGGCCTCCCCGCGGTTCCTGAAGGAACGGCCTTCAACACGGCGGTGTCGTTCGTCACCAACACGAACTGGCAGTCGTACTCGCCCGAGCTCACGATGGGCTACGCCGTGCAGGCGCTGGGCCTGGTGGTGCAGAACTTCGTCTCGGCCGCCGTCGGCATCGCGATCGCCGTCGCCCTGGTGCGCGGGTTCGCTTCGCGCTCGACCGGGACGATCGGCAACTTCTGGGTGGACCTGCTGCGCGCCATCGTGCGCATCCTCCTCCCGCTGTCGCTCGTCGTCGCGGTCGTCCTCATCGCCGGCGGCGTCATCCAGAACTTCAACGGCTTCCAGGACGCGCACACGCTGGCCGGTGCGACGCAGAGCCTTCCCGGCGGACCTGTCGCCTCGCAGGAGGCGATCAAGCTGCTGGGCACGAACGGCGGCGGGTTCTTCAACGTCAACTCGGCGCATCCGTTCGAGAATCCGACGGCGTGGACGAGCTTCGTCGAGGTGCTGCTGATGCTCCTCATCCCGTTCTCGCTGCCGCGCACGTTCGGCACGATGGTCGGCGACCGTCGGCAGGGCTATGCGATCCTCGGCACGATGGCGCTGCTGTTCACGGTGTCGCTCGTCGCGATGACGCTGTTCGAGGCATCCGCCGGGACGATGGAGGGCAAGGAGACCGCGTTCGGCCTGTTCGGCTCGACGCTGTTCGACACGACCAGCACCACGACCTCCACCGGTGCCGTGAACTCGATGCTCGACAGCTACAGCCCGCTCGGCGGGATGATGGCGCTGATCAACATGATGCTGGGCGAACTCGTTCCCGGCGGGGTCGGGTCGGGTCTCTACGGGATCCTCGTCATCGCGGTCATCGCGGTCTTCATCGCGGGGCTCATGGTCGGGCGGACACCGGAGTACCTGGGCAAGAAGCTCGGGACCCGCGAGATCAAGCTCGCCAGCCTGTACATCCTGACCACCCCGGCCCTCGTTCTCCTGGGCACCGGCCTGACCTTCGCGATCCCGGCGATCCGGGCGGACGTCGAGAAGACCTCGATCCTCAACCCGGGTCTGCACGGCTTCACCGAGGTGCTGTACGCGTTCACGTCGGCCGTCAACAACAACGGGTCGGCGTTCGCCGGACTGACCGCATCCACCCCGTGGTTGAACACGGCGCTCGGCGTCACGATGTTCCTCGGGCGGTTCCTGCCGATCGTGTTCGTGCTCGCGCTGGCCGGCTCTCTCGCCGCGCAGGGGCGCATCCCCGCCACCGCAGGGACGCTGCCGACGCACCGCCCGCAGTTCGTCGGGCTGCTCGCCGGGACGATCGTCCTCGTCTCCGCTCTCACCTACTTCCCCGTTCTCGCGCTGGGTCCCCTCGCAGAAGGACTGAACTGA
- a CDS encoding potassium-transporting ATPase subunit F: MIALTVIAALLAVAAIAYLLVALVKPERF, from the coding sequence GTGATCGCGCTGACCGTGATCGCCGCTCTGCTGGCCGTGGCCGCGATCGCCTACCTGCTGGTCGCCCTGGTGAAGCCGGAGCGGTTCTAG
- the ppgK gene encoding polyphosphate--glucose phosphotransferase, which yields MTSQKHAIGIDIGGTGIKGGLVDLSTGELISDRVKLPTPAGGKPDDIVETTKEIVAQLAAEEPDAPVGVCFPAIVSHGVTLSAANVAKDWIGLHAEDLFEKALGRDIHFVNDADAAGYAETRFGAAKGKDGLVIMTTLGTGIGSALIYDGVLIPNAELGHLEIDGHDAESRAAYSAKEREDLSWEKWAKRLQKYYSTVEFLFTPDLFIVGGGVSKHYQDFLPLLQLKTPIVPAVHRNNAGILGAAALAVRGERRDAGHRGRTAEVGTPDEAEKAAAR from the coding sequence ATGACTTCGCAGAAGCACGCGATCGGCATCGATATCGGCGGCACGGGCATCAAGGGAGGCCTGGTCGATCTGTCGACCGGCGAGCTCATCAGCGACAGGGTGAAGCTGCCGACTCCTGCGGGCGGCAAGCCCGACGACATCGTCGAGACCACCAAGGAGATCGTCGCCCAGCTGGCGGCCGAAGAGCCGGATGCCCCCGTCGGCGTGTGCTTCCCGGCCATCGTCAGCCATGGCGTCACGCTCTCGGCGGCGAACGTCGCCAAGGACTGGATCGGGCTCCACGCCGAGGACCTGTTCGAGAAGGCGCTCGGCCGCGACATCCACTTCGTCAACGACGCTGACGCCGCCGGCTACGCCGAGACCCGGTTCGGGGCGGCGAAGGGCAAGGACGGCCTGGTCATCATGACCACGCTGGGGACGGGCATCGGCTCGGCCCTCATCTACGACGGCGTCCTCATCCCGAACGCCGAGCTCGGCCACCTGGAGATCGACGGCCACGACGCCGAGTCTCGTGCCGCCTACTCCGCTAAGGAGCGCGAGGACCTCAGCTGGGAGAAGTGGGCCAAGCGCCTGCAGAAGTACTACTCGACGGTCGAGTTCCTCTTCACTCCCGACCTCTTCATCGTCGGCGGAGGCGTCTCGAAGCACTACCAGGACTTCCTCCCGCTGCTGCAGCTGAAGACGCCCATCGTCCCCGCCGTGCACCGAAACAACGCGGGCATCCTGGGTGCAGCCGCCCTCGCGGTCCGCGGCGAGCGCCGCGACGCCGGGCACCGCGGACGCACTGCCGAGGTGGGCACTCCGGACGAGGCGGAGAAGGCAGCCGCCCGCTAG
- the map gene encoding type I methionyl aminopeptidase yields the protein MPKDSAGHLVPGRVSAMRPVPSRIARPEYVGRPGPAPYTRGDVYTPDEVQRIREAGRIAAQAIERVGEAVRPGVTTEELDAIGHEFLLANDAYPSTLGYRGYPKSICSSVNEVICHGIPDDTVLQDGDIVNIDITAYKDGFHGDSNQTFIAGTASDEVVQLVDRTREALNRGIKAVAPGRQVNVIGRAIESYAKRFGYGVVRDFTGHGVGAAFHTGLIIPHYDSAPAYDDVMEPGMVFTIEPMLTLGTHEWEMWADDWTVVTRDRSITAQFEHTLVVTERGAEVLTVA from the coding sequence ATGCCCAAGGATTCCGCCGGTCACCTGGTCCCCGGCCGTGTCAGCGCGATGCGCCCCGTGCCGAGCCGGATCGCGCGGCCCGAGTACGTCGGGCGCCCCGGCCCCGCGCCGTACACGCGCGGCGACGTCTACACGCCCGACGAGGTCCAGCGGATCCGCGAGGCCGGACGCATCGCCGCCCAGGCGATCGAGCGGGTCGGCGAGGCCGTCCGCCCCGGTGTCACCACAGAAGAGCTGGATGCGATCGGGCACGAGTTCCTGCTCGCGAACGACGCGTATCCCTCCACCCTCGGCTACCGCGGCTACCCGAAGTCGATCTGCAGCTCGGTCAACGAGGTGATCTGCCACGGCATCCCCGACGACACCGTGCTGCAGGACGGCGACATCGTCAACATCGACATCACCGCCTACAAGGACGGCTTCCACGGCGACAGCAACCAGACCTTCATCGCCGGCACCGCGTCCGACGAGGTCGTCCAGCTGGTCGACCGGACCAGGGAAGCGCTCAACCGCGGCATCAAGGCGGTCGCGCCGGGCCGGCAGGTCAACGTCATCGGCCGCGCGATCGAGTCGTACGCGAAGCGCTTCGGCTACGGCGTGGTGCGCGATTTCACCGGGCACGGGGTGGGCGCGGCCTTCCACACCGGCCTGATCATCCCGCACTACGACTCGGCCCCCGCCTACGACGACGTCATGGAGCCCGGGATGGTCTTCACGATCGAGCCGATGCTCACCCTGGGGACGCACGAGTGGGAGATGTGGGCCGACGACTGGACGGTCGTCACACGGGACCGCAGCATTACCGCCCAGTTCGAGCACACCCTGGTCGTGACGGAGCGCGGCGCCGAGGTGCTCACCGTCGCCTGA
- a CDS encoding SPOR domain-containing protein: MTSDEYGIKQDAEHKYWYNMKTGEVEQGFLSPAPNRVGPFDTREEAEHALEKLRENSAKWAEEDAADNR; the protein is encoded by the coding sequence ATGACGAGCGACGAGTACGGCATCAAGCAGGACGCCGAGCACAAGTACTGGTACAACATGAAGACCGGCGAGGTGGAGCAGGGTTTCCTGTCTCCCGCGCCGAACCGCGTCGGCCCGTTCGACACCCGCGAGGAGGCCGAGCACGCGCTCGAGAAGCTGCGCGAGAACTCGGCCAAGTGGGCCGAGGAGGACGCCGCCGACAACCGCTGA
- the panB gene encoding 3-methyl-2-oxobutanoate hydroxymethyltransferase: MSEQSPVPSVHPTTSSMQALKRVRTRHFQAAKEEGSPFTGLTSYDMLTAQIFDEAGIDFLLVGDSAGNNVLGYDTTLPVTVDDLIPLTRAVAKAVKRAFVVADMPFGSYETGPLEALHTAVRFMKETGAHAVKLEGGRRSAEQIRRIVDAGIPVMAHIGFTPQSEHGLGGHLVQGRGDSAEELLADAHAVEEAGAFAVVLEMVPAEVAKRVTAELRIPTVGVGAGPHVDGQLLVWTDWAGFTTGRVPRFVKQYADLKTVLSDAARAYKADVQGGSFPTEEHSF, encoded by the coding sequence ATGAGTGAGCAGTCACCGGTGCCCTCCGTCCATCCCACGACGTCGTCCATGCAGGCGTTGAAGCGGGTGCGCACGCGCCACTTCCAGGCGGCGAAGGAGGAGGGGTCGCCGTTCACCGGCCTGACCAGCTACGACATGCTCACGGCGCAGATCTTCGACGAGGCGGGCATCGACTTCCTGCTCGTCGGCGACTCGGCCGGCAACAACGTCCTGGGCTACGACACGACGCTCCCGGTCACCGTGGACGACCTCATCCCGCTGACCAGGGCCGTCGCGAAGGCGGTCAAGCGCGCCTTCGTCGTCGCCGACATGCCCTTCGGCTCGTACGAGACCGGCCCGCTGGAGGCGCTCCACACGGCGGTGCGCTTCATGAAGGAGACCGGGGCGCACGCGGTCAAGCTGGAGGGCGGCCGGCGCAGCGCCGAGCAGATCCGGCGCATCGTGGATGCGGGCATCCCGGTGATGGCGCACATCGGCTTCACGCCGCAGAGCGAGCACGGCCTCGGAGGCCACCTGGTGCAGGGTCGCGGCGACTCGGCGGAGGAGCTGCTGGCCGACGCCCATGCGGTCGAGGAGGCCGGCGCGTTCGCCGTCGTGCTGGAGATGGTTCCCGCCGAGGTGGCCAAGCGCGTCACGGCCGAGCTGCGCATCCCCACGGTCGGCGTCGGCGCGGGTCCGCACGTGGACGGGCAGTTGCTGGTGTGGACGGACTGGGCCGGCTTCACGACGGGACGCGTCCCGCGCTTCGTGAAGCAGTACGCCGACCTCAAGACGGTCCTGTCGGACGCCGCCCGCGCCTACAAGGCCGACGTCCAGGGCGGCTCCTTCCCCACGGAGGAGCACAGCTTCTGA